The proteins below come from a single Pandoraea apista genomic window:
- the otsB gene encoding trehalose-phosphatase encodes MQPLASSLNAPSTTTPADTCDVDVATVAFFFDLDGTLAPLASRPDAVRLPRDTASVLARLFERTNGAVAVVSGRAIDDIDGLLAPLRVAAAGLHGAEIRHADGEWVRAEGHALDTARVAEMAAPLRALVAQHPGLLLENKGSALALHYRNAPELAGVARDTMRVLADLHADSFALQPGKFVFELRPRHVSKGRAIATLLKEAPFAGRTPLFAGDDLTDEAGFADVNALGGITIKIGEGDTCAHHRLPSPEALTAWLLTLRHTALRQPSQENGE; translated from the coding sequence ATGCAACCCTTAGCGTCTTCCCTCAACGCCCCGTCGACGACGACACCGGCCGATACTTGCGATGTCGACGTTGCCACGGTGGCATTCTTTTTCGATCTCGACGGCACGCTGGCTCCCCTGGCGTCCCGCCCCGATGCGGTCAGGCTGCCGCGCGACACCGCGAGCGTGCTGGCCCGGCTGTTCGAGCGCACGAATGGCGCCGTTGCGGTCGTCTCCGGGCGGGCTATCGACGATATCGACGGGCTGCTCGCTCCGCTGCGCGTCGCCGCTGCCGGGCTGCATGGTGCCGAAATCCGCCATGCCGACGGAGAATGGGTTCGCGCCGAGGGCCATGCGCTCGACACGGCCCGGGTCGCCGAGATGGCGGCCCCGCTGCGCGCGCTCGTCGCGCAGCATCCCGGCCTGTTGCTGGAGAACAAAGGCAGCGCGCTTGCGCTGCATTACCGCAATGCGCCCGAACTGGCGGGCGTCGCGCGCGACACCATGCGCGTGCTGGCCGATCTGCATGCCGATAGCTTCGCGTTGCAGCCCGGCAAGTTTGTCTTCGAACTGCGGCCACGCCACGTAAGCAAGGGCCGCGCTATCGCCACGCTACTGAAGGAGGCTCCGTTTGCCGGGCGAACGCCGCTGTTTGCCGGCGACGATCTGACCGACGAGGCCGGATTTGCCGACGTGAATGCGCTGGGTGGCATCACGATCAAGATCGGCGAGGGAGACACGTGTGCGCATCATCGTTTGCCGTCGCCGGAAGCCCTCACGGCCTGGCTGCTGACGCTGCGCCACACCGCCCTGCGCCAACCCTCACAGGAGAATGGAGAATGA
- the otsA gene encoding alpha,alpha-trehalose-phosphate synthase (UDP-forming), with the protein MSRLVIVSNRVAPITEGKPTAGGLAIGVFDALKDTGGMWFGWNGEINAEPASAPEIAHRNNVTFATVPLTRRDYNTYYRGFSNATLWPTFHYRDDLTRYQRDDYNGYRHVNARFAALLAPLLKQDDLIWVHDYHLLPFAQACRQIGLKQRLGFFLHIPFPSPQVLMTVPPHEALVRAMCEYDLVGFQTETDRTAFTDYLVRHAGGTLHDDGTVTAYERTLRTGVYPIGVYPDEIQQQATARATVKHILDLKQGLQERKLIMSVDRLDYSKGMLERFRAFERLLELWPNQQGTVSFVQVAPPSRSDVAGYGEIRRQLETEAGHINGRFSDLAWTPLRYINKRYDHEVLMSFFRASQVGYVTPLRDGMNLVAKEYVASQDPADPGVLVLSCFAGAAQELDGALIVNPYDIDGMAEALRTALNMSLSERQARHATMMLTLREHDLSAWRDRFIADLRAPKGAAKPALLRRPQPAAA; encoded by the coding sequence ATGAGTCGCTTAGTCATCGTGTCGAACCGGGTTGCCCCGATCACCGAAGGCAAACCTACCGCCGGCGGTCTGGCCATCGGCGTGTTCGACGCGCTCAAAGACACTGGAGGCATGTGGTTCGGCTGGAACGGCGAAATCAACGCCGAGCCGGCGAGCGCGCCCGAGATTGCCCATCGCAATAACGTCACTTTCGCCACCGTGCCGCTCACGCGCCGCGACTACAACACCTACTATCGCGGCTTTTCGAACGCCACCCTGTGGCCGACATTTCACTATCGCGACGACCTCACCCGCTATCAGCGCGACGACTACAACGGCTACCGCCACGTCAACGCGCGCTTTGCCGCGCTGCTTGCACCGTTGCTCAAACAAGACGATCTGATCTGGGTTCACGACTACCATCTGCTGCCGTTCGCGCAGGCGTGTCGGCAGATCGGTTTGAAGCAACGACTTGGCTTCTTCCTGCATATTCCTTTTCCTTCTCCGCAAGTGCTCATGACCGTGCCACCGCACGAAGCGCTGGTGCGGGCAATGTGCGAGTACGATCTCGTCGGGTTTCAGACGGAAACCGATCGCACCGCCTTCACGGACTATCTGGTTCGCCATGCCGGAGGCACTTTGCACGACGATGGCACCGTCACCGCCTACGAGCGCACGTTGCGCACGGGCGTCTATCCGATTGGTGTCTATCCCGACGAGATCCAGCAGCAAGCGACCGCCCGCGCCACGGTCAAGCACATCCTCGACCTGAAGCAAGGGTTGCAGGAACGCAAGCTCATCATGAGCGTGGACCGCCTGGATTATTCGAAGGGGATGCTAGAGCGATTCCGCGCCTTCGAACGTCTGCTCGAACTGTGGCCGAATCAGCAAGGGACGGTCAGCTTCGTGCAGGTCGCGCCGCCCAGCCGCTCTGACGTGGCCGGATATGGCGAGATCCGCCGGCAGTTGGAGACCGAGGCGGGGCATATCAACGGGCGCTTCTCCGATCTGGCGTGGACACCGCTTCGCTACATCAATAAGCGTTACGATCACGAGGTGCTGATGTCGTTTTTCCGCGCGTCGCAGGTGGGCTACGTCACGCCGCTGCGCGACGGCATGAATCTCGTTGCGAAAGAGTACGTCGCCTCGCAGGATCCGGCAGACCCCGGCGTGCTGGTGCTGTCATGCTTTGCGGGGGCTGCACAGGAACTTGACGGTGCGCTGATCGTGAATCCGTACGATATCGACGGGATGGCCGAGGCGCTGCGCACCGCACTGAACATGTCGCTATCCGAGCGGCAAGCGCGCCACGCCACCATGATGCTGACATTGCGCGAGCACGATCTGTCGGCGTGGCGCGACCGCTTTATCGCCGACCTCCGCGCGCCGAAAGGTGCCGCCAAACCCGCATTGTTACGGCGGCCTCAACCGGCTGCCGCCTGA
- a CDS encoding crotonase/enoyl-CoA hydratase family protein, with protein sequence MSQRDHASSAPCVEVETDGPVTIVTLARAARRNAVDRHMAAALRDALLAFEQDDSASVAVLCGKGAAFCAGADLSAFDDPERRNEVTRDGSGDGPMGLTRRHLDKPVIAAVSGHAVAGGLELALWCDLRVADVSATFGVFCRRFGVPLIDGGTVRLPRLIGMSRALDMILTGRAVGAQEAYEIGLVNRLVPEGMARQGALALAQQLAALPQGALRADRRAAYAQWDMSLEAALRQEGAAGHAVVFSEGIAGAREFLGGAGRHGAPRDKS encoded by the coding sequence ATGAGCCAACGCGATCATGCTTCGAGCGCCCCGTGCGTCGAGGTCGAGACCGACGGGCCCGTGACCATCGTCACACTTGCGCGCGCAGCGCGGCGCAACGCCGTTGACCGGCACATGGCCGCCGCGCTGCGCGACGCCTTGCTGGCCTTCGAGCAAGACGACAGTGCCAGCGTTGCCGTGCTTTGCGGCAAAGGGGCGGCGTTCTGCGCAGGCGCCGACCTCTCGGCGTTCGACGACCCGGAACGCCGCAACGAGGTCACGCGCGACGGCAGCGGCGACGGCCCAATGGGACTCACACGCCGGCATCTGGACAAGCCCGTGATCGCGGCCGTGAGCGGACACGCCGTGGCAGGCGGGCTGGAGTTGGCCCTGTGGTGCGATCTGCGCGTGGCAGACGTGTCGGCAACGTTCGGCGTTTTCTGCCGGCGCTTCGGCGTACCGCTCATCGACGGCGGCACGGTGCGGCTGCCGAGACTGATTGGCATGAGCCGTGCGCTTGACATGATTCTCACGGGGCGCGCTGTCGGCGCACAGGAAGCCTACGAGATCGGACTGGTGAACCGGCTGGTGCCGGAAGGCATGGCGCGTCAGGGCGCGCTCGCACTGGCGCAGCAACTCGCCGCGTTGCCGCAAGGCGCCCTGCGGGCGGATCGGCGCGCAGCCTATGCACAATGGGATATGTCGCTGGAGGCCGCGCTGCGTCAGGAAGGCGCCGCCGGACATGCGGTGGTGTTCTCCGAGGGCATTGCCGGCGCTCGCGAATTTCTCGGTGGCGCCGGCCGCCACGGTGCACCGCGCGACAAATCGTAA
- a CDS encoding ankyrin repeat domain-containing protein: MRKFPMIRAWMLLSVLWLTACATAATSNTALVKAVVFNDTKAVAQALKAGVDPNSTDEKGNPLLVIAMREKSVDVARLLIEDKRTDLDATNAAGENAMMIASLQGLAPMVKLLIDKDAEVNKKGWAPLHYAATNGHDDIVQMLLDASAYVDAESPNGTTPLMMAARGGHITTCKVLLDGGADVRLKNQIGLTAIDFATQANQKEIADGLRKRLEQVQSSRPAGK; this comes from the coding sequence ATGCGCAAATTTCCGATGATCCGAGCCTGGATGTTGCTTAGTGTGCTCTGGCTGACGGCGTGTGCCACTGCGGCCACGTCCAATACCGCGCTGGTGAAGGCGGTTGTCTTCAACGACACGAAGGCTGTGGCGCAAGCGCTGAAAGCGGGCGTCGATCCGAACTCGACAGACGAGAAGGGCAATCCTCTGTTGGTCATCGCCATGCGCGAGAAGTCGGTCGACGTGGCGCGTCTGCTGATCGAAGACAAGCGCACGGATCTCGACGCGACCAACGCGGCAGGCGAAAACGCCATGATGATTGCGTCGCTGCAAGGGTTGGCGCCCATGGTCAAGCTGCTGATCGACAAGGATGCAGAGGTCAACAAGAAGGGCTGGGCGCCATTGCATTACGCGGCGACCAACGGGCATGACGACATCGTGCAGATGCTGCTCGATGCTTCGGCATACGTCGATGCCGAATCGCCCAATGGCACCACGCCGCTCATGATGGCAGCGCGCGGCGGCCACATCACGACGTGCAAGGTGCTGCTCGATGGTGGCGCAGACGTGCGCCTGAAGAACCAGATCGGTTTGACGGCGATCGACTTCGCCACGCAGGCGAATCAGAAGGAAATCGCGGACGGCCTGCGCAAGCGCCTTGAGCAGGTGCAGTCGTCGCGTCCGGCGGGCAAGTAA
- a CDS encoding TatD family hydrolase: MFIDSHCHINFPELAEQMPDLLARMRENKVSHALCVSVDLPTLPQVLEIAAQHENVYASVGVHPDYEDTPEPGVDDLVRLAATPKVVAIGETGLDYYRLEGRSIEEMEWQRERFRTHIRAARATGKPLIIHTRSAAADTLRIMREEQAGEPAGVMHCFTESWDVAQGALDQNFYISFSGIVTFKSARDLQDVARRVPLERMLIETDSPYLAPVPYRGKLNQPGYVRHVAEFIADLRGEPLQKIAEATTENFFRLFATAKP, translated from the coding sequence ATGTTCATCGATTCGCACTGTCATATCAATTTTCCGGAACTGGCCGAGCAGATGCCCGACCTGCTCGCGCGCATGCGCGAGAACAAGGTAAGCCACGCCCTGTGCGTCTCGGTCGATCTGCCAACGCTTCCTCAAGTGCTCGAGATCGCTGCACAGCACGAGAACGTGTACGCCTCAGTGGGGGTGCACCCGGATTACGAAGATACGCCCGAGCCTGGTGTCGACGATCTCGTGCGTCTCGCAGCCACGCCGAAGGTTGTGGCCATTGGCGAGACCGGGCTCGACTACTATCGTCTGGAAGGCCGGAGCATCGAGGAAATGGAGTGGCAGCGCGAGCGTTTTCGCACCCACATTCGCGCAGCGCGCGCCACGGGCAAGCCGCTCATCATTCACACGCGCTCGGCCGCCGCCGACACGCTGCGCATCATGCGAGAAGAGCAGGCGGGCGAGCCGGCGGGGGTGATGCACTGCTTCACTGAAAGCTGGGATGTCGCGCAAGGCGCGCTCGACCAGAACTTCTACATCTCGTTTTCGGGCATCGTCACGTTCAAGAGCGCGCGAGACTTGCAGGACGTGGCTCGCCGCGTGCCCCTGGAGCGCATGCTGATCGAGACGGATTCACCGTATCTTGCTCCCGTGCCTTATCGAGGCAAGCTCAATCAACCCGGCTACGTGCGCCATGTCGCGGAGTTCATCGCCGACCTGCGCGGCGAGCCGTTGCAGAAGATTGCCGAAGCGACGACGGAGAACTTCTTCCGCCTGTTCGCAACGGCAAAGCCCTGA
- the holB gene encoding DNA polymerase III subunit delta' — protein MLFPWQSQDWTRLNDLRAQMPHALLLQAVPGIGEIELARTFAQALLCESPRDDHLPCGACGACQWLSSGNHPDFRAICPEILADSLPGAEARAEADGDKKTKTPSKEIKIEQVREVIDFASVGSHRQGLRVVLLYPAESLNVHAANALLKTLEEPPEGVVFLLVTTQPDRLLPTILSRCRRLILTRPDGAQASKWLMAEAGLDAAKAAAVLAEAGGAPLSARALAEPEERGWRDWLLGQLAQGAAIDAFACAEQLHKGSLPGILETLQRWCFDVLAERMAGTVRFFPSHAQALRHCGDTTDDVHLLGFLRELAQQRQVQNHPLNTRVLLEALFLQYKQLFGGPASL, from the coding sequence ATGCTGTTTCCGTGGCAGTCACAGGACTGGACACGCCTTAACGACCTGCGCGCCCAGATGCCGCACGCGCTGCTATTGCAAGCCGTGCCGGGCATTGGCGAGATCGAGCTTGCCCGTACGTTCGCGCAGGCGCTGCTGTGCGAGTCGCCGCGCGACGACCATCTGCCGTGTGGCGCCTGCGGAGCGTGCCAGTGGCTCTCGAGCGGCAATCACCCGGACTTTCGCGCCATCTGCCCTGAGATATTGGCGGACAGCCTGCCGGGCGCCGAGGCGCGTGCCGAAGCCGATGGCGACAAGAAGACCAAGACACCGAGCAAGGAAATCAAGATCGAGCAGGTGCGCGAAGTGATCGACTTCGCAAGTGTTGGCTCGCACCGTCAGGGGCTGCGCGTTGTGCTGCTGTATCCGGCGGAATCGCTCAACGTGCATGCGGCGAATGCTCTGCTCAAGACACTCGAAGAGCCCCCCGAAGGGGTGGTGTTTCTGCTGGTGACGACGCAGCCCGACCGGCTTTTGCCGACGATCCTGTCGCGCTGCCGTCGCCTGATACTCACGCGTCCGGACGGCGCCCAGGCGTCGAAATGGCTCATGGCGGAAGCAGGGCTCGATGCCGCCAAGGCTGCCGCCGTGCTAGCCGAGGCCGGAGGCGCACCGCTGTCGGCGCGTGCGCTGGCCGAACCCGAAGAGCGCGGCTGGCGCGACTGGCTGCTGGGTCAATTGGCGCAGGGCGCGGCGATCGATGCCTTCGCCTGTGCCGAGCAATTGCACAAGGGCAGCCTGCCGGGCATTCTGGAGACGTTGCAGCGATGGTGCTTCGACGTGCTGGCGGAGCGCATGGCCGGCACCGTCCGCTTCTTCCCAAGTCACGCGCAGGCCTTGCGCCATTGCGGCGACACGACTGACGACGTCCATTTGCTGGGTTTCCTGCGTGAGCTTGCGCAGCAACGGCAGGTGCAGAACCACCCGCTCAATACGCGCGTGCTGCTCGAGGCGCTTTTCCTGCAATACAAACAGTTGTTTGGCGGACCGGCATCGCTTTGA
- the tmk gene encoding dTMP kinase codes for MTQSSVAPAAVPGKFVTFEGIDGAGKSTHVNAFVDTLRQGLASVGRTVVATREPGGTPLGEALRKLVLDEPMDIETEALLMFAGRREHLVKVIEPALARGDWVVSDRFTDATFAYQGGGRGLSLDKLTTLERWVQGTRQPDLTILFDLDPAIAAARLAGARTPDKFERESAAFFTRVREEYLRRAEASGGRFVVIDAAQSIEAIAGQLAGVFARLGLPGH; via the coding sequence ATGACGCAATCCTCCGTGGCACCGGCAGCCGTGCCGGGCAAGTTCGTGACCTTCGAGGGCATTGACGGTGCGGGCAAGAGCACTCACGTCAACGCTTTCGTCGACACGTTGCGTCAGGGCCTCGCCAGCGTGGGACGCACGGTCGTCGCCACGCGAGAACCCGGCGGCACGCCGCTGGGCGAGGCGCTGCGCAAGCTCGTGCTCGACGAACCGATGGATATCGAGACGGAGGCGCTGCTGATGTTCGCAGGGCGCCGGGAACATCTGGTCAAAGTGATCGAGCCGGCGCTCGCACGCGGTGACTGGGTCGTCTCGGACCGCTTTACCGACGCGACGTTCGCGTATCAGGGCGGCGGACGTGGCCTGTCGCTCGACAAATTGACGACGCTCGAGCGTTGGGTGCAGGGCACGCGTCAGCCCGATCTGACGATTCTGTTCGATCTCGATCCGGCGATTGCCGCCGCGCGGCTGGCCGGCGCCCGGACCCCAGACAAGTTCGAACGCGAATCGGCCGCGTTCTTCACGCGTGTGCGAGAGGAATATCTGCGCCGCGCCGAGGCATCGGGTGGCCGTTTTGTCGTGATCGACGCCGCGCAGAGCATAGAAGCGATTGCCGGCCAACTCGCAGGCGTATTCGCCCGTCTGGGCTTGCCCGGGCATTGA
- the mltG gene encoding endolytic transglycosylase MltG encodes MSFIKRLLVLLIVAALAAGGAFYYWAQAPLQLDKPTLDVTIKPYSSVRSVAAQLRNGGVPVPPLLFNLLARVMDVGTKLKSGNYEFATGITPIEVVEKLARGDVNQYVVTIIEGWTFKKMRSEIDANPALRHDTAGLPDADIMQLVGADRAEAEGMFFPDTYLFPKGTSDIDVYKRAYRLMQKRLDEAWAARAPGLPYTTPYEALIMASLVEKETGQAVERGQVAAVFINRLRKRMLLQTDPTVIYGMGDQYTGRLRKRDLQTDTPYNTYTRAGLPPTPIALPGVASLAAALNPAPTDALYFVARGDGTSHFSTNLQEHNRAVDKYQRGEQ; translated from the coding sequence ATGTCTTTCATCAAACGCCTGTTGGTTCTGCTGATTGTCGCCGCGCTGGCGGCGGGCGGCGCTTTCTATTATTGGGCGCAGGCCCCTCTGCAACTAGACAAGCCGACACTTGACGTGACGATCAAGCCGTACAGTTCGGTGCGCAGCGTGGCTGCGCAATTGCGCAACGGCGGCGTGCCGGTGCCTCCGCTCCTGTTCAACCTGCTTGCCCGTGTGATGGACGTGGGCACCAAGCTCAAGTCGGGCAACTATGAGTTCGCGACCGGCATCACGCCCATCGAAGTGGTGGAAAAGCTCGCACGTGGCGACGTCAACCAGTATGTGGTGACGATCATCGAGGGATGGACCTTCAAGAAGATGCGCTCGGAGATCGATGCCAATCCGGCGCTGCGTCACGATACGGCGGGTTTGCCCGATGCCGACATCATGCAACTGGTGGGCGCAGACCGCGCCGAGGCCGAAGGCATGTTCTTCCCCGACACTTACCTTTTTCCGAAAGGCACGAGCGACATCGATGTCTACAAGCGCGCCTATCGCCTGATGCAGAAGCGTCTGGACGAAGCGTGGGCCGCGCGGGCACCGGGACTGCCGTACACGACACCCTACGAGGCGCTTATCATGGCATCGCTCGTGGAGAAAGAGACGGGGCAGGCGGTGGAGCGAGGGCAGGTCGCGGCCGTGTTCATCAACCGACTGCGTAAGCGCATGTTGCTGCAAACCGATCCGACAGTGATCTACGGCATGGGGGATCAGTACACCGGGCGGCTGCGCAAGCGCGACCTGCAAACCGATACGCCGTACAACACCTACACGCGCGCCGGCCTGCCGCCCACACCCATTGCGCTACCGGGCGTGGCGTCGCTGGCAGCGGCGCTGAATCCCGCGCCGACCGATGCGCTGTACTTCGTAGCGCGTGGCGACGGCACAAGCCATTTCTCGACGAATCTCCAGGAGCACAATCGCGCCGTGGACAAATATCAGCGAGGTGAACAATGA
- a CDS encoding YgfZ/GcvT domain-containing protein produces MTSQWRDLLPQAAAASSLDATSDASARAAQFAALQTGSFVSLASDTGLIAVTGADAAAFLHGQLTNDVERLSSAQARLAGYCSAKGRLLATFLMWRDTSADATIYLACDADVQAAVQKRLSMFVLRAKAKLTDGTATHVLLQVGGPAAEAVLANTFPALPAAALAAAHATLGDAPTSLIRLPDAGTARALSRFLWSVPVTHAAEAWAALTQAAGLTVVPPALAAWLDVHSGVARVTTATQEQFVPQMVNWEVVGGVNFRKGCYPGQEVVARSQYRGTIKRRLHLAHVSGVQPAPGQALIETSDPDQPCGMVVQAAPAPDGGYDLLVEVKLAAREADDVRLGSADGPALAFADLPYEIIDPTETPASSAAAS; encoded by the coding sequence ATGACCTCCCAATGGCGTGATCTTCTGCCCCAAGCGGCAGCCGCTTCCTCCCTCGACGCGACGTCCGACGCGAGTGCTCGCGCGGCTCAGTTCGCGGCGTTGCAAACCGGCAGTTTCGTCTCGCTCGCCAGCGATACCGGCCTCATCGCGGTGACTGGCGCCGACGCGGCGGCCTTCCTTCACGGTCAACTGACCAACGATGTCGAGCGCCTTTCCTCCGCTCAGGCGCGTTTGGCCGGATATTGCTCCGCCAAAGGACGGTTGCTCGCAACGTTCCTGATGTGGCGAGACACGTCGGCCGACGCCACGATCTATCTCGCTTGCGATGCCGACGTGCAGGCGGCCGTGCAAAAGCGCCTCTCGATGTTCGTTCTGCGTGCGAAGGCCAAACTGACGGACGGCACCGCGACCCATGTGCTGCTCCAGGTCGGTGGCCCTGCGGCCGAGGCCGTTTTGGCCAACACGTTCCCGGCGTTGCCCGCCGCCGCGCTTGCTGCCGCTCACGCAACCCTTGGCGATGCGCCGACCAGCCTGATTCGTTTGCCTGACGCCGGCACGGCGCGCGCGCTCTCGCGCTTCCTGTGGAGCGTGCCGGTCACGCACGCCGCCGAGGCGTGGGCGGCCCTGACGCAGGCGGCGGGCCTCACCGTCGTCCCGCCGGCCCTCGCGGCATGGCTCGACGTGCATAGCGGGGTCGCGCGAGTCACCACCGCGACGCAGGAGCAGTTCGTCCCGCAGATGGTGAACTGGGAGGTCGTGGGCGGCGTGAATTTCCGTAAAGGTTGTTACCCCGGACAGGAAGTGGTTGCCCGCAGCCAGTATCGCGGCACAATCAAGCGTCGCCTGCATCTTGCGCACGTAAGCGGCGTACAACCAGCGCCGGGACAGGCATTGATCGAGACGAGCGATCCCGACCAACCGTGCGGCATGGTGGTACAAGCCGCGCCGGCCCCGGACGGCGGCTACGACCTGCTCGTAGAGGTGAAGCTGGCCGCACGCGAAGCCGACGACGTGAGGCTCGGCAGTGCCGACGGCCCGGCCCTCGCTTTCGCCGATTTGCCATACGAGATCATCGATCCGACTGAAACGCCCGCGTCGTCTGCGGCGGCCTCCTGA
- a CDS encoding DUF4936 family protein codes for MDCYVYYRVSSHNAAAAHAAAARLFTLAASRFGVSGRLQRRADASANDATSGTTTWMERYDSASPAFIASLAQLAAESGLTALIEGERHTECFVDAQTPCA; via the coding sequence ATGGACTGTTACGTCTACTACCGTGTCTCGTCGCACAACGCAGCCGCGGCACATGCCGCCGCTGCACGGCTCTTCACGCTGGCGGCGTCACGCTTCGGCGTGTCGGGGCGGTTGCAACGGCGCGCCGACGCCTCCGCCAACGACGCGACCAGCGGCACCACGACCTGGATGGAACGATACGACAGCGCGAGCCCTGCCTTCATTGCCTCACTTGCACAATTGGCGGCCGAGTCGGGCCTGACGGCGCTGATTGAAGGCGAGCGTCATACCGAATGCTTCGTTGACGCGCAAACCCCATGTGCCTGA
- a CDS encoding NRDE family protein has translation MCLIVFSWQPDTDTPLILLANRDEFFERPAEPMHWWHDRPDVLGGRDLRGGGTWMGVNRAGRFAALTNFRDGRAPMASKDAPSRGLLVSAMLDATSFDADLARVERHAHEYAGFNLLAGDLPAGKLFWLGNRADHVGGNLKAPPAIPVNPVAHAISPGLHGLSNAVMDTPWPKLLSRRDALADAISRNADDATLLQIMRDPTEAPDDALPETGVSQTLERTLSAAFIASPAYGTRCTTLLRYHRDGRIDMVEATVTPGQSPKVLSDRRDFSFVIDAKRT, from the coding sequence ATGTGCCTGATTGTCTTCTCGTGGCAACCCGATACCGACACGCCGCTGATTCTGCTCGCCAATCGGGATGAGTTCTTCGAGCGTCCTGCCGAGCCGATGCACTGGTGGCACGACCGCCCGGATGTGCTTGGAGGCCGGGATCTGCGAGGCGGCGGTACGTGGATGGGGGTCAATCGCGCCGGGCGGTTCGCTGCACTCACGAACTTCCGCGACGGCCGCGCGCCGATGGCGTCGAAGGACGCGCCGTCTCGAGGCCTGCTGGTCTCGGCCATGCTCGACGCGACGTCGTTCGACGCCGATCTCGCACGCGTCGAGCGGCATGCACATGAGTACGCAGGCTTCAATTTACTCGCGGGCGATCTGCCCGCAGGCAAGCTGTTCTGGTTGGGAAACCGGGCCGATCACGTTGGCGGCAACCTGAAAGCGCCACCGGCAATACCCGTCAATCCTGTCGCGCACGCCATCTCCCCCGGACTGCACGGTCTGTCCAACGCCGTGATGGATACCCCCTGGCCGAAACTGCTCAGTCGCCGCGACGCACTTGCGGACGCAATTTCGCGTAACGCCGACGACGCCACGCTGTTGCAGATCATGCGCGACCCGACCGAAGCGCCAGACGACGCCCTGCCTGAAACGGGTGTCTCGCAGACATTGGAACGCACGCTTTCGGCAGCATTCATCGCATCACCGGCCTACGGAACGCGATGCACGACGCTGCTCCGCTACCACCGCGATGGTCGCATCGACATGGTGGAAGCGACCGTAACGCCGGGACAATCCCCCAAAGTGCTCTCCGATCGTCGCGATTTCTCCTTCGTCATCGACGCCAAACGCACTTAA
- a CDS encoding NADP-dependent oxidoreductase translates to MTINRQILLVSRPKGEATLDNFHLAAPELPELGDGQVLVRNFYLSLDPYMRGRMNDTKSYAPPQPLDTVMIGATVGEVIESRHPDWQPGDAVTAMFGWQEYGISDGSNLRRLHDARVPMSAYLGVAGMPGVTAWYGLNHIIAPKAGETVAVSAASGAVGSVVGQLAKRAGCRVIGIAGGEQKCAYVVDTLGFDACIDYKAGNLNDALRAAAPDGIDGYFENVGGEVLDAVMRNLNAHSRIALCGMISGYNGDPIPMKYPALLLTNRVRLEGFIVTEHMDVWPQALKELTDAIAAGELRYRETMAQGIENAPAAFLGLLKGENFGKQIVRLV, encoded by the coding sequence ATGACGATCAATCGCCAGATTTTGCTGGTTTCACGCCCGAAGGGCGAAGCCACGCTGGACAATTTTCATCTGGCCGCACCGGAGTTACCGGAACTTGGTGACGGGCAGGTGCTGGTCCGAAACTTCTACCTGTCCCTCGACCCGTACATGCGCGGCCGGATGAACGATACGAAGTCTTACGCCCCGCCGCAGCCGCTCGATACGGTGATGATCGGCGCGACAGTCGGTGAGGTAATCGAATCGCGCCATCCCGACTGGCAGCCGGGCGATGCCGTCACCGCCATGTTCGGCTGGCAGGAGTACGGCATTTCGGACGGCAGCAACCTGCGTCGTCTGCACGATGCACGCGTGCCGATGAGCGCTTATCTTGGGGTTGCCGGCATGCCTGGCGTGACCGCGTGGTATGGCCTGAACCACATCATCGCGCCGAAAGCCGGGGAGACGGTGGCGGTCAGCGCGGCCTCCGGTGCGGTGGGCAGCGTGGTCGGCCAATTGGCCAAACGCGCCGGGTGTCGTGTGATCGGCATTGCCGGCGGCGAGCAAAAGTGCGCCTACGTCGTGGACACACTGGGCTTCGATGCCTGTATCGACTACAAGGCAGGCAATCTGAACGATGCGCTGCGCGCCGCAGCACCCGACGGTATCGACGGTTATTTCGAGAACGTTGGGGGTGAGGTATTGGATGCCGTCATGCGCAATCTCAATGCACACTCGCGCATTGCTTTGTGCGGCATGATCTCCGGCTACAACGGCGACCCGATTCCGATGAAGTATCCGGCGCTGTTGCTCACGAACCGCGTACGACTCGAAGGTTTCATCGTGACTGAGCACATGGACGTCTGGCCGCAAGCGCTGAAAGAACTGACTGACGCGATTGCCGCTGGTGAGTTGCGCTATCGCGAGACGATGGCCCAAGGCATCGAAAACGCGCCTGCGGCGTTCCTGGGGCTGCTCAAAGGGGAAAACTTCGGCAAGCAGATTGTGCGGTTGGTATAG